One window from the genome of Paraconexibacter algicola encodes:
- a CDS encoding fatty acid desaturase family protein produces MRHLSPEDLDQIARELDAIGDAVRADLGTRDATYIRRVVATQRGLEVAGRALVLGARWRPAAVAGAAVLAVAKALENMEIGHNVMHGQYDFMNDPAIHSTTWEWDAASTAESWKHSHNFQHHTYTNVLGKDRDLGYSAMRVDPEQPWHPVYLLQPLYGIGMALTFQWGIALYDMELDAVRDGRKTRERAREEIRAFVRKAAAQVAKDYVVFPALAGRRGFRRAVAANLAANAARNVWVHTIVFMGHIPEPASTFTFTEEEFETESRGGWYVRQLLGSCNLEGSPLFHVMTGNLSHQIEHHLFPDIPASRYASMAPQVRAVCERWGLPYHSGRLGPQYRSVGKKILRLSFPGGGGVAARSGQPRPGTTPDGAAPAPREPALA; encoded by the coding sequence ATGCGCCACCTGAGCCCTGAGGACCTCGACCAGATCGCCCGCGAGCTCGACGCCATCGGCGATGCCGTCCGCGCCGATCTCGGCACGCGCGACGCGACCTACATCCGCCGCGTCGTCGCCACCCAGCGCGGCCTCGAGGTCGCCGGCCGCGCGCTCGTGCTCGGGGCCCGCTGGCGGCCCGCCGCGGTCGCCGGGGCCGCCGTCCTGGCCGTCGCCAAGGCGCTGGAGAACATGGAGATCGGCCACAACGTGATGCACGGCCAGTACGACTTCATGAACGACCCGGCGATCCACTCGACCACCTGGGAGTGGGACGCCGCCTCGACCGCGGAGTCGTGGAAGCACAGCCACAACTTCCAGCACCACACGTACACGAACGTCCTGGGCAAGGACCGCGACCTCGGCTACAGCGCGATGCGCGTCGATCCCGAGCAGCCGTGGCACCCGGTCTACCTGCTCCAGCCGCTGTACGGCATCGGCATGGCGCTGACCTTCCAGTGGGGCATCGCCCTGTACGACATGGAGCTCGACGCCGTCCGCGACGGGCGCAAGACGCGCGAGCGCGCCCGCGAGGAGATCCGCGCGTTCGTGCGCAAGGCCGCCGCGCAGGTCGCCAAGGACTACGTCGTCTTCCCCGCGCTCGCCGGCCGTCGCGGGTTCCGGCGCGCGGTCGCCGCCAACCTCGCCGCCAACGCGGCCCGCAACGTGTGGGTCCACACGATCGTGTTCATGGGGCACATCCCCGAGCCCGCCTCGACGTTCACGTTCACCGAGGAGGAGTTCGAGACCGAGTCGCGCGGCGGCTGGTACGTGCGGCAGCTGCTGGGCTCCTGCAACCTCGAGGGCAGCCCGCTCTTCCACGTGATGACCGGCAACCTCTCCCACCAGATCGAGCACCACCTGTTCCCGGACATCCCCGCGTCCCGCTACGCGTCGATGGCCCCCCAGGTCCGCGCGGTCTGCGAGCGCTGGGGGCTGCCGTACCACTCGGGGCGGCTCGGGCCGCAGTACCGGTCGGTCGGGAAGAAGATCCTGCGCCTGTCGTTCCCCGGGGGCGGCGGCGTCGCGGCCCGGTCGGGGCAGCCGCGTCCCGGCACCACGCCGGACGGCGCGGCCCCCGCGCCGCGCGAGCCCGCCCTGGCGTAG
- a CDS encoding calcium-binding protein: MLAVLALLAPALALGGPALGGRVSAGSERPDLLYGTDLADVLAGGFNDDRLFGLRGDDELYGDSGNDRLSGSSGADRLNGGSGNDRVEGGHGNDILDGGDGDDVLRAGFGDDFVVEQGQGNDKLLDGGPGDDYIDGHRGDDPLILGGEGDDVLRGGRGADKLYGGPGADRLDGGSAPDLVDGGDGDDHLFASGEGDVVLGGTGDDEILATDALRIDCGPGADRVTLQAGSRAELVDCETVFHPARVDLPTDPLLFGPRNAGFDTGGPQAGSSGSLSGGLTQNILPGGPNRDHIIGTDRETDLLPSADLLLGGGGDDVLEGLGGNDHLEGEPGNDLLLGGLGDDLLYGRTGNDRLDGGPGDDLLEGGRGHDILRGGDGRDRLNGGIHGDRIYGGRGDDIVVAMGGGADVIDCGPGRDKAYVDSTDRVRNCEITARSRKKVLRRK; encoded by the coding sequence GTGCTGGCCGTGCTGGCCCTGCTCGCGCCCGCCCTCGCGCTCGGCGGACCGGCGCTCGGCGGCCGCGTCTCGGCCGGCTCCGAGCGGCCCGATCTCCTCTACGGGACCGACCTCGCGGACGTGCTCGCGGGCGGCTTCAACGACGACCGGCTGTTCGGCCTGCGCGGCGACGACGAGCTCTACGGGGACTCCGGCAACGACCGGCTGTCGGGCAGCTCCGGTGCCGACCGGCTCAACGGCGGGTCCGGAAACGACCGCGTCGAGGGCGGCCACGGCAACGACATCCTCGACGGCGGCGACGGGGACGACGTCCTGCGGGCGGGCTTCGGGGACGACTTCGTGGTCGAGCAGGGCCAGGGCAACGACAAGCTCCTGGACGGCGGCCCGGGCGACGACTACATCGACGGCCACCGCGGCGACGACCCGCTGATCCTCGGGGGCGAGGGCGACGACGTCCTGCGCGGCGGGCGCGGCGCCGACAAGCTCTACGGCGGCCCGGGCGCCGACCGGCTGGACGGCGGCAGCGCCCCGGACCTCGTCGACGGCGGGGACGGCGACGACCACCTCTTCGCCTCCGGGGAGGGCGACGTCGTCCTCGGCGGGACGGGCGACGACGAGATCCTCGCCACCGACGCGCTGCGGATCGACTGCGGCCCGGGAGCCGACCGCGTGACGCTGCAGGCCGGGTCGCGCGCGGAGCTCGTCGACTGCGAGACGGTCTTCCACCCGGCGCGGGTCGACCTGCCGACCGACCCGCTGCTGTTCGGCCCCCGCAACGCGGGCTTCGACACGGGCGGCCCGCAGGCCGGCAGCTCCGGGTCGCTGTCGGGCGGGCTGACGCAGAACATCCTCCCCGGCGGCCCGAACCGCGACCACATCATCGGCACCGACCGCGAGACCGATCTGCTGCCGAGCGCCGACCTGCTGCTGGGCGGCGGCGGCGACGACGTCCTCGAGGGGCTCGGCGGCAACGACCACCTCGAGGGCGAGCCGGGCAACGACCTGCTGCTCGGCGGCCTCGGGGACGACCTCCTCTACGGGCGCACCGGCAACGACCGCCTCGACGGCGGCCCGGGCGACGACCTGCTCGAGGGCGGACGCGGGCACGACATCCTCCGTGGCGGCGACGGGCGCGACCGGCTCAACGGCGGCATCCACGGGGACCGCATCTACGGCGGCCGCGGCGACGACATCGTCGTGGCGATGGGCGGCGGCGCCGACGTGATCGACTGCGGCCCGGGCCGCGACAAGGCCTACGTCGACTCGACCGACCGCGTGCGCAACTGCGAGATCACCGCGCGGTCGCGCAAGAAGGTCCTGCGCCGCAAGTAG
- a CDS encoding type 1 glutamine amidotransferase has product MPDLLLLQHQDDVPPGLLGGVLAAREAAGGPRVRTVRVDAEPLPSPTAGERIVVLGSYASAVGTGSQPWVADEVLFLRRAALAGVPILGICFGHQALAAALGGAVHRLDRPQVDWVTLASADPQAVPPGPWLAFHEDAVTPPPRARVLAQDAGGVQAFAAGPHLGVQFHPEATAEILDGWIAADRRDPRPYDPDRVRAGFATHGPAAARAALRLFSRWLGPVG; this is encoded by the coding sequence GTGCCCGACCTGCTCCTCCTCCAGCACCAGGACGACGTCCCGCCCGGACTGCTCGGCGGCGTCCTCGCCGCGCGCGAGGCGGCGGGCGGCCCGCGCGTGCGGACGGTTCGCGTCGACGCCGAGCCGCTGCCCTCCCCCACCGCCGGGGAGCGGATCGTCGTGCTGGGCTCCTACGCCTCCGCGGTCGGGACGGGCTCGCAGCCGTGGGTCGCCGACGAGGTCCTGTTCCTGCGCCGCGCCGCGCTGGCCGGGGTGCCGATCCTCGGCATCTGCTTCGGCCATCAGGCGCTCGCCGCGGCGCTCGGCGGCGCGGTGCACCGGCTCGACCGCCCGCAGGTCGACTGGGTGACGCTGGCCAGCGCCGACCCGCAGGCGGTGCCGCCGGGCCCGTGGCTCGCGTTCCACGAGGACGCGGTGACCCCGCCGCCGCGCGCCCGCGTGCTCGCGCAGGACGCGGGCGGCGTGCAGGCGTTCGCGGCGGGACCGCATCTGGGCGTGCAGTTCCACCCCGAGGCGACCGCGGAGATCCTCGACGGCTGGATCGCCGCGGACCGTCGTGACCCTCGCCCGTACGACCCGGACCGGGTGCGCGCCGGGTTCGCGACGCACGGCCCGGCCGCGGCGCGCGCCGCGCTGCGGCTGTTCTCGCGCTGGCTCGGCCCGGTCGGCTGA
- a CDS encoding amidohydrolase family protein codes for MLIPGAPQDDDLLELHARTLAASVPEGTVWLDAHTHIGQNDPDGVTCTREEVLAGLDRAGHAGAVVFPTHEPDGYAAFNAAVRADAAASGGRLRTLVRVDPGHPDAVEEARAGLEAGAVGVKLHPRSDAFGLPHPTVDALGDLLGEWGVRSGRDPILLFHAGRGIPALGPSAVALAERHPNVRLILAHTGVSDLGLVAEPASRLPNLCFDTSWWQVDDMLQMYATIPPGQIHYASDMPYGGGVFASLALMRCAVQAGHGPDVVAAMAGAQLQRVLDGEPPLDLGPAPGEAVLADDRPLIARLASRRAISYLGIASLGSFHGGPVEEPLSLARLACATDTGDPVLALVDALCERAQERIAAAGSTPAPIGEQARPHLPGHAPGIAALLAAGIVAGTPRAGA; via the coding sequence ATGCTCATCCCCGGCGCCCCGCAGGACGACGACCTCCTCGAGCTGCACGCGCGGACGCTGGCCGCGAGCGTGCCGGAGGGCACGGTGTGGCTGGACGCGCACACGCACATCGGCCAGAACGACCCGGACGGCGTCACCTGCACGCGCGAGGAGGTGCTGGCCGGCCTGGACCGTGCCGGGCACGCGGGCGCCGTCGTCTTCCCCACGCACGAGCCGGACGGGTACGCGGCGTTCAACGCCGCGGTCCGCGCGGACGCCGCGGCCTCCGGCGGCCGGCTGCGCACGCTCGTCCGCGTCGACCCCGGCCACCCGGACGCCGTCGAGGAGGCCCGCGCCGGGCTGGAGGCGGGCGCGGTGGGCGTGAAGCTCCACCCGCGCTCGGACGCCTTCGGCCTGCCGCACCCGACGGTCGACGCGCTCGGCGACCTGCTCGGCGAATGGGGCGTGCGCAGCGGCCGCGATCCGATCCTGCTGTTCCACGCGGGCCGCGGGATCCCGGCGCTCGGCCCGTCGGCCGTGGCGCTGGCGGAGCGCCACCCGAACGTGCGGCTGATCCTCGCCCACACGGGCGTGTCCGACCTCGGGCTCGTCGCCGAGCCCGCGTCGCGGCTGCCGAACCTCTGCTTCGACACCTCCTGGTGGCAGGTCGACGACATGCTGCAGATGTACGCGACGATCCCGCCCGGGCAGATCCACTACGCGTCCGACATGCCCTACGGCGGTGGCGTGTTCGCGTCGCTGGCGCTGATGCGCTGCGCCGTGCAGGCCGGGCACGGCCCGGACGTGGTCGCCGCGATGGCGGGCGCGCAGCTGCAGCGGGTCCTCGACGGCGAGCCGCCGCTGGACCTCGGGCCGGCGCCGGGCGAGGCGGTCCTCGCCGACGATCGGCCGCTGATCGCCCGGCTCGCGTCGCGGCGCGCGATCTCCTACCTGGGGATCGCGTCGCTGGGCTCGTTCCACGGCGGCCCGGTCGAGGAGCCGCTGTCGCTCGCGCGGCTGGCGTGCGCCACCGACACCGGGGACCCGGTCCTCGCGCTCGTCGACGCCCTGTGCGAGCGCGCGCAGGAGCGGATCGCCGCCGCCGGGTCGACGCCCGCGCCGATCGGCGAGCAGGCCCGCCCGCACCTGCCGGGCCACGCGCCCGGGATCGCCGCGCTGCTCGCGGCGGGCATCGTCGCCGGCACGCCGCGCGCCGGGGCCTGA
- a CDS encoding aldose 1-epimerase: MPVTLRCGDLETTWLPEHGMVGASLRHRGGELLGQRGGLDAYLAKGSAFGIPLLAPWANRLDGLRYGDVRLDAATVKGGDVGLPKDGGGVLVGREWTVRERSEHRLRAAVTADEALLAVFPFPHELEVTVELRGTGLEVITVLTATGDAPVPVAFGWHPLFTLPGVRRDGLQVTLPVSRELVLDDRGIPDGRRQTVVIAPGALDERDLDAEYDGWDGDVVLRGGGRELRVRFAAADGYPIGHLWAPRGEDFLAWEPMTAPTNALVSGVGLQHAAPGERYTATFSVAVRSIS, from the coding sequence GTGCCCGTCACCCTGCGCTGCGGCGACCTCGAGACCACCTGGCTGCCGGAGCACGGGATGGTCGGCGCCTCGCTGCGCCACCGGGGCGGCGAGCTGCTCGGCCAGCGCGGCGGCCTCGACGCGTACCTGGCGAAGGGGTCGGCGTTCGGGATCCCGCTCCTGGCCCCGTGGGCCAACCGGCTCGACGGGCTGCGCTACGGGGACGTGAGGCTCGACGCGGCGACCGTCAAGGGCGGGGACGTCGGGCTGCCCAAGGACGGCGGTGGCGTGCTCGTCGGCCGGGAGTGGACGGTGCGGGAGCGCAGCGAGCACCGGCTGCGTGCCGCCGTCACCGCGGACGAGGCGCTGCTGGCGGTGTTCCCGTTCCCGCACGAGCTCGAGGTGACGGTCGAGCTGCGCGGCACCGGCCTCGAGGTGATCACCGTGCTGACCGCGACGGGGGACGCGCCGGTGCCGGTGGCGTTCGGCTGGCACCCGCTGTTCACGCTGCCCGGCGTGCGCCGGGACGGCTTGCAGGTGACGCTGCCGGTCAGCCGGGAGCTCGTGCTGGACGACCGCGGGATCCCCGACGGGCGGCGTCAGACGGTCGTGATCGCGCCGGGCGCGCTGGACGAACGAGACCTGGACGCCGAGTACGACGGCTGGGACGGGGACGTCGTGCTGCGCGGTGGCGGCCGCGAGCTGCGGGTGCGGTTCGCGGCGGCGGACGGCTACCCGATCGGCCACCTGTGGGCCCCCCGCGGCGAGGACTTCCTCGCCTGGGAGCCGATGACCGCGCCGACGAACGCGCTCGTCAGCGGCGTCGGGCTGCAGCACGCGGCGCCCGGCGAGCGGTACACCGCCACCTTCTCGGTCGCGGTGCGCTCGATCTCCTGA
- a CDS encoding YibE/F family protein: MIARLRRALDARAEALRALWAIPAGRLALTAVGVIAAATALGLFVLWPGDGAVAGSSPGADARGAEVVAVGTDGCRPELGPGCRTLRIELDGRASTATFAGDALTPLPEPGARIRVVPAVPVGAGEGATPPWVFLDYDRRAPLLLLSLLFAVVIVVLARRRGLLALIGLGASLALLATFVVPAILDGRPPIAVALVGALAILLVTLALAHGASSMTLAAIIGSACTLVLTALLATLAVDAVQLTGLVSEQAFVLRVASDGEIEPQGLLLAGMVIGALGVLDDVTVSQASVVAALRRAAPSMPARTLYAEALRVGRDHLAATVNTLALAYAGAALPILLVFSTVGTSLGDAVNREIVAQEVTALLVGSIGLACAVPLTTAVAVALARRVPTELLGDAHAGHAH, encoded by the coding sequence GTGATCGCCCGCCTGCGGCGCGCGCTCGACGCGCGCGCCGAGGCGCTGCGCGCGCTGTGGGCGATCCCGGCCGGCCGGCTCGCGCTCACCGCCGTCGGGGTGATCGCCGCCGCCACCGCCCTCGGGCTGTTCGTCCTGTGGCCCGGTGACGGCGCGGTCGCGGGCTCGAGCCCCGGGGCGGACGCGCGCGGCGCGGAGGTGGTGGCGGTCGGCACCGACGGCTGCCGTCCGGAGCTCGGCCCGGGCTGCCGCACGCTGCGCATCGAGCTCGACGGGCGCGCGAGCACCGCGACGTTCGCGGGCGACGCGCTGACCCCGCTGCCCGAGCCGGGCGCGCGGATCCGCGTCGTGCCCGCCGTGCCCGTCGGGGCGGGGGAGGGGGCGACGCCGCCCTGGGTGTTCCTCGACTACGACCGGCGCGCGCCGCTGCTGCTGCTGTCGCTGCTGTTCGCCGTCGTGATCGTCGTGCTCGCGCGCCGCCGCGGGCTGCTCGCGCTGATCGGCCTGGGGGCGAGCCTCGCGCTGCTCGCGACCTTCGTCGTCCCCGCGATCCTCGACGGGCGGCCGCCGATCGCGGTCGCGCTCGTCGGGGCGCTGGCGATCCTGCTCGTCACGCTCGCGCTCGCCCACGGCGCCAGCTCGATGACGCTCGCGGCGATCATCGGCTCGGCCTGCACGCTGGTGCTGACCGCGCTGCTCGCGACGCTCGCGGTCGACGCCGTGCAGCTCACCGGCCTGGTCTCCGAGCAGGCGTTCGTGCTGCGCGTCGCCTCCGACGGGGAGATCGAGCCGCAGGGGCTGCTGCTCGCCGGCATGGTCATCGGCGCGCTGGGCGTGCTCGACGACGTCACCGTCAGCCAGGCGTCCGTCGTCGCCGCGTTGCGCCGGGCCGCCCCGTCGATGCCCGCGCGCACCCTCTACGCGGAGGCGCTGCGCGTCGGCCGCGACCACCTCGCCGCGACGGTCAACACGCTCGCGCTGGCCTACGCGGGGGCGGCGCTGCCGATCCTGCTCGTGTTCTCCACGGTCGGCACGAGCCTCGGCGACGCGGTGAACCGCGAGATCGTGGCCCAGGAGGTCACGGCGCTGCTCGTCGGCTCGATCGGGCTGGCGTGCGCCGTGCCGCTGACGACCGCGGTCGCGGTCGCGCTCGCACGGCGCGTGCCGACCGAGCTGCTGGGCGACGCCCACGCAGGGCACGCCCACTGA
- a CDS encoding Ada metal-binding domain-containing protein — MYTLLGPDGPYRSATPGTLGGTRRGRRYGRLDCPSALRALARGDTYAAGRVFFADEAAAIACGYRPCARCLPQAYAAWKAGG, encoded by the coding sequence GTGTACACGCTGCTCGGACCCGACGGCCCGTACCGCAGCGCCACCCCGGGGACGCTCGGCGGCACCCGTCGCGGGCGCCGCTACGGCCGCCTGGACTGCCCGAGCGCGCTGCGCGCCCTCGCCCGCGGCGACACGTACGCGGCGGGCCGCGTCTTCTTCGCCGACGAGGCCGCGGCGATCGCCTGCGGGTACCGGCCGTGCGCCCGCTGCCTGCCGCAGGCGTACGCCGCCTGGAAGGCGGGCGGGTAG
- a CDS encoding aldo/keto reductase yields the protein MPALASTGLDVHPLCLGGNVFGWTADEDASFAVLDRYVAAGGTFVDTADVYSSWVPDHPGGESEAVLGRWLAARGGREDLVIATKVGMHFKADLANLRPESILRACDASLERLGVETIDLYYQHRDDEDVPLQESLGAFDELVRAGKIKHVGLSNFSAARLREAVAVTQEHGYAPISVLQPQYNLLDRAGFEGELQDVCVEHGIAVVPFYGLAMGFLTGKYTRESEAADMGTPRAKGAIKTYGGQERSWATLDALRAVAAEHGTSVSAVALAWLRARDAVVAPIASARTVEQLEELLPMAELQLRDEDLAALDAASAG from the coding sequence ATGCCCGCACTCGCCTCCACCGGTCTCGACGTCCATCCGCTGTGCCTCGGCGGCAACGTGTTCGGCTGGACCGCCGACGAGGACGCGTCGTTCGCCGTCCTGGACCGCTACGTCGCCGCGGGCGGCACGTTCGTCGACACCGCCGACGTCTACTCCTCGTGGGTGCCCGACCATCCGGGCGGCGAGTCCGAGGCGGTCCTCGGCCGCTGGCTGGCCGCGCGCGGCGGCCGCGAGGACCTCGTCATCGCCACGAAGGTCGGCATGCACTTCAAGGCCGACCTCGCGAACCTGCGGCCGGAGTCGATCCTGCGCGCCTGCGACGCGTCGCTGGAGCGGCTCGGGGTCGAGACGATCGACCTCTACTACCAGCACCGCGACGACGAGGACGTGCCGCTGCAGGAGAGCCTCGGCGCGTTCGACGAGCTCGTCCGCGCCGGGAAGATCAAGCACGTCGGCCTCTCGAACTTCAGCGCCGCGCGACTGCGCGAGGCGGTCGCCGTCACGCAGGAGCACGGGTACGCGCCGATCAGCGTGCTGCAGCCCCAGTACAACCTCCTGGACCGGGCCGGGTTCGAGGGCGAGCTGCAGGACGTCTGCGTCGAGCACGGCATCGCCGTCGTGCCCTTCTACGGCCTGGCGATGGGGTTCCTCACCGGCAAGTACACGCGGGAGAGCGAGGCCGCGGACATGGGCACGCCGCGCGCGAAGGGCGCGATCAAGACCTACGGCGGGCAGGAGCGCTCGTGGGCCACGCTGGACGCGCTGCGCGCGGTCGCCGCCGAGCACGGCACGAGCGTCAGCGCGGTCGCGCTCGCCTGGCTGCGCGCCCGGGACGCGGTCGTCGCCCCGATCGCCAGCGCCCGCACCGTCGAGCAGCTCGAGGAGCTCCTGCCGATGGCCGAGCTGCAGCTGCGCGACGAGGACCTCGCGGCCCTGGACGCCGCCTCCGCCGGCTGA
- a CDS encoding SpoIIE family protein phosphatase, with the protein MSTRERFGVLAELTTIFTWSGTADGHLEFCNEAWLAFRGRTLEQELGLGWMEGVHPDEVQRVRALALEAYRRELPFDHEYRILDATGRYRWILDRGEPRRDADGTVIGYHGTALSIDDRVRAEQATSILSEVGRLAAAAEHPTDALEEIARATIPWLGDVCVIDLLDGEGGLDRAVLAHRDPEREKVARRLAGPQQHSPLFDVLRDGQAVLLRHDAETFADAGAPEDRESRLGFALRSSIVAPISARGHDHGVMTFGSHEPDFHEGTDDLALAEEVARRVALALDHAASLQAAVAARETGEATRVDLQTALDRASLLADISGVLESSLTLDPTLDHVAELVAGRLADAVAIDVVDLAGRTARRGAASVLPHLLDPAREAARDGRRLLTLPLARSERALGAMTFVWRPGRGPRSGDLALLDEIARRVALAVDAALLFADRAQAARTLQESLLPERLPRIPDVALAVRYLPAAGGEVSGDFYDVFALPDGTWLLVVGDVCGKGVEAAALTAQARYTVRALAPWLIDPAAVLIGLNASLRQQRDDDRFVTLAILRLDPRDGTLTHSTAGHPSPFVLRADGVEVLEHTGPVVGVLDEIEPEQGRTTLAPGDVVAIFTDGITEASRSAVRGSAGLAQDVLSARPGGPHGVTRALEEIARLAAAGAPRDDVAILAAALDPRR; encoded by the coding sequence ATGAGCACGCGGGAGCGGTTCGGCGTCCTCGCCGAGCTCACGACGATCTTCACCTGGTCGGGCACGGCCGACGGGCACCTCGAGTTCTGCAACGAGGCGTGGCTCGCGTTCCGTGGACGCACGCTCGAGCAGGAGCTCGGCCTCGGCTGGATGGAGGGCGTGCACCCCGACGAGGTGCAGCGCGTGCGGGCGCTCGCGCTCGAGGCCTACCGGCGCGAGCTGCCGTTCGACCACGAGTACCGGATCCTCGACGCGACCGGCCGCTACCGCTGGATCCTCGACCGCGGCGAGCCCCGCCGGGATGCCGACGGCACCGTCATCGGCTACCACGGCACCGCGCTGTCGATCGACGACCGGGTCCGCGCCGAGCAGGCCACCTCGATCCTCTCCGAGGTCGGGCGCCTCGCCGCCGCCGCCGAGCACCCCACCGACGCGCTCGAGGAGATCGCCCGCGCGACGATCCCGTGGCTCGGCGACGTCTGCGTCATCGACCTGCTCGACGGGGAGGGCGGCCTGGACCGTGCCGTGCTCGCGCACCGCGACCCCGAGCGCGAGAAGGTCGCCCGGCGCCTGGCCGGCCCGCAGCAGCACTCGCCGCTGTTCGACGTGCTGCGCGACGGGCAGGCCGTCCTGCTGCGCCACGACGCCGAGACGTTCGCCGACGCGGGCGCCCCCGAGGACCGGGAGTCCCGGCTGGGCTTCGCGCTGCGCAGCAGCATCGTCGCTCCGATCAGCGCGCGCGGTCATGACCACGGGGTGATGACGTTCGGCTCCCACGAGCCCGACTTCCACGAGGGCACCGACGACCTCGCGCTCGCCGAGGAGGTCGCGCGCCGCGTCGCGCTGGCGCTCGACCACGCCGCCTCGCTGCAGGCCGCGGTCGCGGCGCGGGAGACGGGGGAGGCCACCCGCGTGGACCTCCAGACCGCCCTGGACCGCGCGAGCCTGCTCGCCGACATCAGCGGCGTCCTGGAGTCCTCGCTGACGCTCGACCCGACGCTCGACCACGTCGCCGAGCTCGTCGCGGGCCGGCTCGCCGACGCGGTCGCCATCGACGTCGTCGACCTCGCCGGGCGCACCGCCCGGCGCGGGGCGGCGTCCGTGCTCCCGCACCTGCTCGACCCCGCCCGCGAGGCGGCCCGCGACGGCCGGCGGCTGCTGACGCTGCCGCTCGCCCGCTCCGAGCGCGCGCTCGGGGCCATGACGTTCGTCTGGCGGCCCGGCCGCGGGCCGCGCAGCGGCGACCTCGCCCTGCTCGACGAGATCGCGCGCCGCGTCGCGCTGGCCGTCGACGCCGCGCTGCTGTTCGCCGACCGCGCCCAGGCCGCCCGCACGCTCCAGGAGTCGCTGCTGCCCGAGCGGCTGCCGCGGATCCCCGACGTCGCGCTCGCGGTCCGCTACCTGCCCGCCGCCGGCGGCGAGGTCAGCGGCGACTTCTACGACGTGTTCGCGCTGCCGGACGGCACCTGGCTGCTCGTCGTCGGCGACGTCTGCGGCAAGGGCGTCGAGGCGGCCGCGCTGACCGCCCAGGCCCGCTACACCGTGCGGGCGCTCGCCCCCTGGCTGATCGACCCGGCGGCGGTGCTGATCGGCCTCAACGCGTCGCTGCGCCAGCAGCGCGACGACGACCGCTTCGTCACGCTCGCGATCCTGCGCCTGGACCCGCGTGACGGGACGCTCACCCACTCGACCGCGGGGCATCCCTCCCCGTTCGTGCTGCGCGCCGACGGCGTGGAGGTGCTCGAGCACACGGGGCCGGTCGTGGGCGTGCTCGACGAGATCGAGCCCGAGCAGGGCCGCACGACGCTCGCTCCCGGGGACGTCGTCGCGATCTTCACCGACGGGATCACCGAGGCCAGCCGCTCCGCGGTCCGCGGCAGCGCCGGGCTCGCCCAGGACGTGCTGTCCGCCCGCCCCGGCGGGCCGCACGGGGTCACCCGGGCGCTCGAGGAGATCGCCCGTCTCGCCGCGGCGGGCGCGCCGCGCGACGACGTCGCGATCCTCGCGGCCGCGCTCGACCCGCGCCGCTGA
- a CDS encoding metallophosphoesterase family protein has product MRLAVTADLHGFLPDVPPCDVLVIAGDLTPAHDHDVAFQARWLDTTFRAWLQAVPAEHVVAIAGNHDFVFERAPETVPTDLPWTYLQDTGTTIDGVRFWGSPWQPWFFDWAFNAPKGDTDETFLRERFAVVPDDTDVLVVHGPPAGYGDRTSTGMSVGSAAQLDLVRRTAAQLCVFGHIHEGRGDWQLGPTRLINASAVTLKYALVDEPVQLVELSRPD; this is encoded by the coding sequence ATGCGCCTCGCGGTGACCGCCGACCTCCACGGCTTCCTGCCCGACGTCCCCCCGTGCGACGTGCTCGTGATCGCCGGGGACCTCACGCCCGCCCACGACCACGACGTCGCCTTCCAGGCCCGCTGGCTCGACACGACGTTCCGCGCCTGGCTGCAGGCCGTCCCCGCCGAGCACGTCGTCGCGATCGCCGGCAACCACGACTTCGTCTTCGAGCGCGCCCCGGAGACGGTGCCGACCGACCTGCCCTGGACGTACCTGCAGGACACGGGGACGACGATCGACGGCGTGCGGTTCTGGGGCTCGCCGTGGCAGCCGTGGTTCTTCGACTGGGCGTTCAACGCCCCCAAGGGCGACACCGACGAGACGTTCCTGCGCGAGCGCTTCGCCGTCGTGCCCGACGACACCGACGTGCTCGTCGTCCACGGGCCGCCCGCCGGGTACGGGGACCGCACGAGCACCGGGATGAGCGTCGGCTCCGCCGCACAGCTCGACCTCGTCCGGCGGACCGCCGCGCAGCTGTGCGTCTTCGGGCACATCCACGAGGGCCGCGGCGACTGGCAGCTCGGCCCCACGCGGCTGATCAACGCCAGCGCGGTGACGCTCAAGTACGCGCTCGTCGACGAGCCGGTCCAGCTCGTCGAGCTCTCCCGGCCGGACTGA